One window from the genome of Deinococcus sp. NW-56 encodes:
- a CDS encoding NADH-quinone oxidoreductase subunit J gives MIAFILLGALALVGAVITVAARNAVHAALGLVGTLLSVAGLFASLSASFLAAIQVIVYAGAILVLFLFVIMLLNANQPITGRDPVPFVRELAGLGGVILAGALAIIAFSYRDPRPLTESAAVLRGGTAGAVGETLLTRFLLPFEAVSILLLVAIVGSVALVKRPVPQPDGLTDAEGVALPGEAPERTAPEGGVRA, from the coding sequence ATGATCGCCTTCATCCTTCTGGGAGCGCTCGCCCTCGTCGGCGCGGTGATCACGGTCGCGGCCCGCAATGCCGTTCACGCGGCGCTGGGACTGGTGGGCACCCTGCTGAGCGTGGCGGGGCTGTTTGCCAGCCTGAGCGCGTCCTTTCTGGCGGCCATTCAGGTGATCGTGTACGCCGGGGCGATTCTGGTGCTGTTTCTCTTCGTGATCATGCTGCTCAACGCCAACCAGCCCATCACCGGGCGCGACCCGGTGCCCTTCGTGCGCGAACTGGCGGGCCTCGGCGGGGTGATTCTGGCGGGAGCGCTGGCGATCATCGCTTTCTCCTACCGCGATCCCCGGCCCCTCACTGAAAGCGCAGCGGTGCTGCGCGGCGGCACGGCGGGCGCGGTGGGCGAGACGTTGCTGACGCGTTTCCTGCTGCCGTTTGAGGCGGTGAGCATCCTGCTGCTCGTCGCCATCGTGGGGTCGGTGGCGCTCGTCAAGCGGCCCGTGCCCCAGCCCGACGGCCTGACCGACGCCGAGGGCGTGGCGTTGCCCGGCGAAGCGCCCGAGCGCACGGCCCCCGAAGGCGGGGTGAGGGCCTGA
- the nuoK gene encoding NADH-quinone oxidoreductase subunit NuoK yields the protein MAPTAYYVALSGLLFAIGMIGVLTRRTAIMIFLSVELMLNAANLALVAFARSWGDLAGQTAVFIVMTLAAAEVAIGLAIIVAIFRKRETTNVDDLATLKG from the coding sequence ATGGCACCGACCGCCTACTACGTGGCCCTCTCTGGGCTGCTCTTCGCCATCGGGATGATCGGGGTGCTGACCCGCCGCACGGCGATCATGATCTTCCTCAGTGTCGAGCTGATGCTGAACGCCGCCAACCTCGCGCTCGTGGCCTTTGCCCGGTCGTGGGGCGACCTCGCCGGGCAGACGGCCGTCTTTATCGTGATGACGCTGGCCGCCGCCGAGGTCGCCATCGGCCTCGCCATCATCGTCGCCATCTTCCGCAAGCGCGAGACGACCAACGTGGACGACCTCGCCACATTGAAAGGCTGA